Part of the Cytophagales bacterium genome is shown below.
AGATATTCCAAATTCCACTGTCACAATATATCAACACGGCAATAATACGCCTGAATATTATACTTTTGAAGATGAATTTGAACTTTTTGACGGTGTAAAAATAATAATGAATAAAATAATATAATTATTATGATATTTCGAACAACTATATACAGCAGCTCTTATAAATTCTTGAAGATATTGCTGATGATGATCCTATTTTCTTCTACCTGTTTTTTCTCCTCTCTCCTTTGGAGAGGGACCGGGGGTCAGGCTTTTGCCCAGGTATCAAATGAAAAAAAAACAGTAGTAAAACAGTCTGTAAATCAATTATCCAAAGAGCTTGAAGGAACCTGGCAAATACAGGTGATCAATTCCCGGAAAATGCCTGCTATACCTATCCAGGTTGTTGAAACAATTGAACAAAGAAGATTGGATAATGATACTTCTTATTATTATTTAGATCCCGATATTAGGATAATGATATTACCAAGAAAGGTCATTTCAAATAAAAACTTTCAAAAGTTAGAAAAAATTACCTATATTAGCATAGATTAGGATAATTTTCAACAGACAATTATGAATTTAAAAACCTTCATTGTCTTATTCGTATTTTACAACTGGTTTACCGGTAATTTATTCGCCCAATCAAATGATTGTGCAACTGCCACACCAATAGACCTTTCTACCGGTTCTGCTTGCGTTACAGGAACTACTGTTGGCGCTACCAGTGATAATATTTTATACGGGGGTTGTAATACTTCAGCAGTTAACGAAGTTTGGTATACTTTTGTAACTAATGGAACGGTTAATGATTTTACAGTCACTCCCGCAACTTTAACTAACTCGATGATCGTAGTAGACGGTACCGGGTGTATTGATGGTGTATTTCAAACTTGTGCAGCAGTTATGGGAAGCAGTACAGTAACTGATTCCTGGAGCTTCCCTCCGGGTACACAGGTTTGGATAGCTGTAGCAAGTAATCAAGGTACGGAAGGGATTTTTGACCTATGCATCACCTCATCAACTCCCCCACCTGCTCCAGGAAAAACCTGTGCTACAGCTACGCTGATTTGTGATAAAACTCCTTTTAGTCTCACAAGCACGCCTATGGGTTCAAGTGGCCTACAACCTTCATGTTTTTTAAATGCTGTTCAACAGGATGTCTGGTATCAGTTTACCGTTGGTCAAACCGGTACTTTGGAATGGCTCGCTACACTTGTTGGTGGTCAGGCTGAATATGACTGGGCAATTTTTGATATTACTATGGGCTGCCCCGGTATTGAAGTTTCCTGCAACTATAATTTTGCAACTGGCAACAGCGGGAGTGTAGGAATGCAGTCAGGTGTCATGGGCTGCCCCCCGGCTATGGGTTCACCGTCAATTAAGGAAAAATGTCAACCCATCACAGTTACTGCAGGAAATACATACGTGATCTTAATTGACAACTGGTCTGCAAATGGCGTAGGCTTTGACTTCACCTGGGGCGGAACTTTTGAAATGGCGCCCACTTCCGCTTTAATAGTTTCACCTGATACAGGATGCGGCTCAGTTACGGCATGCTTTACGAATAACAGTGTTGGTGCAACGAGCTATGACTGGAATTTTGGTGACGGCTCTATGAATTCTACTGCCTTTACTCCGCCTTGTCATACCTATTCTACACCGGGAACGTACTTAATTTCCTTAACCACTACCTCAGCTTCGGGTTGTACAGACGTCTCTTCTGCGTCCGTACAGGTATTCCAGGGGCCTACTTCCATTTTTACTGCTTCCCCATCACCAATCTGTATAGGCGATACCGCTATCATCACCTATGCCGGCAACGCAACACCAGGGGCAACCTATACATGGAATTTTGCTGGCGGTACCATTATCACCGGTACAGGACAAGGGCCTTATGCAATTGGTTGGTCCACATCAGGAGTAAAAAATATTACGCTGCAGGTTACAGAAAACGGGTGTCTATCTACAATTACCACTATTTCAATAACCGTAACGCCCGCACCAACCTCAACGTTTACCGCTACAACGCCACTTTGTTTTGGTGATTCCTCTGTGGTCACTTATACCGGCACAGCGGGTGTTGGCGCTGCGTATAACTGGGACTTTGACGGAGGGATTATCCTCTCAGGAACCGGACAGGGGCCCTATCAAATTAGTTGGTCTACTTCGGGTATAAAAAATATTACCCTTTATGTTATTGAGAATGGGTGTTCTTCTGATACTACTACAATATCGGTTACAACACCGGCTCCCCTTACCCTAACGCTTTCTAAAACTGATGTAACCTGCTTTGGCGCCTGTAATGGCACTGCTTCTGCTTCAGCAGTTACCGGGGGTACCTCCCCCTATACATATCTTTGGGATGATCCATTATCACAAACTACAGTTACTGCTACAGGTTTATGTGCAGGAACCTATGCCGTTACAGTAACCGATGCTAATGGATGTACAATTACCTGTGGCGGCTTTTTATTAACTTGTTTTGAAATTACAAGCATTTTGGTTGATGTATGCACAGCAGGTAACGAAGGAGAACAGGAAATGTTTGCATTTCAGGTTGGGAGCAGTTCATTGAATACTGCTGATATGAGCGTTGTCTGGCCCAATAATTCCTGGAAGGGTGTATGTACTGACCCGGTCTTTGTGGCTGATGCAAACAGCACCATTACCGGTGGCGGGTACCTGGTAGAACCACCGGGCGGTATCATACCTGCCGGTGCTTCGGTAATTATGGTTACAAGCACGGCCTTTAATACTTCTTTTGCCAGCTTTGTGGATCTCAGCGATACGGTTTATATCATATTCCAGTGTGCAGGCAGTCTGACTGGCCATTTTGCCAACTATTCAGCAGGAGGCGGAACCAGAACATTAACCGTTACTTTTGCCGGCTGTGGCGCTGATATTGTTTCTTATGAAAGGGATTTGCTTAGTTCATCAAATGGAGCAGCCGTTAACTATGATTTTGCAGGAAATCCTACTTATTTCAACAACGGTTGTACCGCACCTTTTGATAACTTTGCTGCAACACTTTGCGTTATCGTTTCTGAACCAGCTCCAATATCCTTATCCACCACTACATCCCCCACCACCTGTGCCGGTGACTGTGACGGATCTGCTACGGTAGTTGTTGATTCAGGCGGTACGCCCGGTTTTACTTATTCATGGAATGATCTTGGTTCACAGACTACTGCTACTGCCACAGGACTATGTGCCGGTATTTTTACAGTGGTGGTTACAGATGCCAATGGATGCACGGCAACTGCAACTGACACAGTGAATGATGGCCCGCTTGCTTTAGCCGGATTTACCTACAATGGAAATCAATGTTTAACCGGCAACAACTTTATTTTTACGAATACGGGAACGCCTCCTGGACCTGGGATAAGCTATACCTGGAGTTTTGGAGATATGGGTACAAACACATTAGAAAATCCCACCCATACTTATGCTGATACCGGAAGCTATACCGTTATACAAACAGTGACCAATGGAGTTTGTTCTGCTGTTTTCTCAATAGTCATAACGGTTTTTCCTGAACCAACAGCTTCTATTGCCGGAACCAATGTTACCTGTAATGGAGTTTGTAACGGTGCAGCAGACCTTACAGTTACAGGAGGAACAGGGCCATATACCTGGCTGTGGAGCCCTGGTGGAGAAATTACCGAAGATCTGATAGGATTATGTCCCGGAACTTATGATGTCACCGTTACTGATGTGAATGGCTGCCAGGACAGCGCTGTAATTGTGATTACAGAACCGCCTTTATTATCCTTGTTAATTTCAAAAACCGACCTTATCTGCAATGCCGTATGTAACGGAACGGCTGACCTAACCGTTACAGGAGGTACTACACCTTATACATATTTGTGGTCGCATGGTCCAACAACCCAGGATGTAACCGGGCTTTGTGCCGGTACCTACCAGGTTGTTGTTACCGATTCGAATGGCTGCCAGGATTCTATTTCTGTAGTAATTACGGAGCCCACAGCATTATCACTATCCGTTTCCGGAACCAACCTTATTTGTAATGGCATGTGTGATGGTGCAGCAGATCTCACTGTTATAGGCGGTACTACCCCTTATACTTATGCGTGGTCGCATGGCCCTGCAACCCAAGATGTAACGAGTCTTTGTGCAGGTACTTACGAGGTGATTGTAACTGATTCCAATAGCTGTCAGGATTCCATTGATGTTATTATAACTGAACCTCCCCTTCTCACAGTTGCTGCTACAAGCACCGATCTGCTTTGTAATGGAGTATGTGATGGCACTGCTTCTGCTGCCGTTTCGGGTGGAACAAGTCCCTACACCTACCAATGGGATGATCCTGCAGGTCAAACTACCGCAATTGCTGATAGCCTGTGTGCAGGAACATACCAGGTAGTGGTTACCGATACCAATGGCTGCCAGGATTCTGCAACTGTTATTATCAACCAACCTCCTGTTTTAAGTACACTCATTATTGGCGACAGTCTAAATTGTAATGGTGTGTGCGATGGTGCGGCAGATCTGACCGTTGTCGGTGGAACGCCACCCTATACCTATTTATGGTCAAACCTTGAAACTACCCAGGATATATCCGGTTTATGTGCAGGTCTGCATACTGTTGATGTTTTTGATGTGAATGGGTGCAATATGTTTGATGCTATAGTCATCGGTGAACCTCCTTTGCTAACGGCAAGCATTGTTGATTCAAATGTCAGTTGTAATGGAGTTTGTGATGGCGCTGCAGATGTGACCGTTTCAGGCGGCATACCCTCGTATTCCCACTCCTGGTCAAACCTTCAAACCACCGAAGATATAACGGCTTTATGTGCCGGTACTTATGCTGATACCATAAGGGATGCCAATGGATGTACGGTGATCGTAAGTACAGTGATCAGCGAACCTACAGCACTTGCAACCTTAATAGCAGGTACGGATATTACTTGTAATGGTGTCTGTGACGGTGCTGCCGACTTAACCGTTACCGGTGGTACTACACCCTATACCTTTTCGTGGTCAAATGGACCTACAACTGAAGATATTTCGGTGTTGTGTGCCGACACATTTAATCTTGCCGTCACAGATTCCAACGGATGTACCATTTCAGATTTGGTGATCATAAATGAGCCTCCGGTTCTTTTAACAACCATTTCCGGAACAAATGTCACTTGTAATGGAGCTTGTAACGGATCGGCAGACCTTACTGTTACCGGAGGCACACCCGGCTATTCTTATTTGTGGAGCCCCGGTGGAGAAACTTCGCAAGACCTGATGGGAGGCTTGTGTCTCGGTACCTATGATGTAACCGTTACCGATTTGAATGGCTGCCAGGATAGCGCCACAGTGATCATTACCGAACCTTTGGTTCTTTCAACTGCCGTTGCCGGAACTAATGTTAGTTGTAATGGATTTTGTAATGGATCGGCAGACCTGACCGTTACAGGCGGCACACTGCCTTATTTGTTCTTATGGTCAAACCTTCAAACCACAGAAGATATTTCCGGCTTGTGTGCGGATACGTTTAGCGTTACGGTTACCGATTCCAATCTATGTACAGGTTCAGAAACTGTTATTATCACGGAACCCCCTCTGCTGACGGCTAATGTAGTTGGTACCAATATTAGCTGCAACAGCGTCTGTGACGGATCAGCAGACCTTACCGTTTCAGGGGGTACGCTGCCTTATTCCTATCTATGGTCCAATACTGATACTACAGAAGATATATCCGGTTTATGTCCGGGAACTTATAGCGTAACGGTCACGGATTCTAATGGATGTACAGCTTCAGACAGTGCAATTGTTATTGAGCCAACCCCTATTGCGCTTACCGTTTCAGGCACGGATGTAACCTGCAATGGCGCCTGTGACGGACAAGCAAGCGCCAGCGTCTCTGGCGGAACTACCCCTTATACTTACCAATGGAATGATCCATTTTTACAAACCACACCAACTGCTGATAGCTTGTGCGCAGGTACTTACCAGGCGCTCATAACCGATGCAAACGGCTGCCAGGATTCTGCAACCGCTGCCATCATTGAGCCTCCGGTATTAACTGCTTCTACCGCAGGAAATGATGCAAGCTGTAATGGCGTATGTGACGGTGATGCTACTGTAACTCCTTCAGGTGGTACATCACCCTATACCTATCAATGGGATGATCCCTCATTCCAGATAAACGACACGGCAACCGGTTTATGTGCGGATACAGTCAACGTAACAGTGACAGATTCCAACGGATGTACTTTTGATACAAGCTATACGGTAAATGAACCAGCTGCCATGACGCTAACCCCCGGTAGCGTAGATGCCACCTGCGGGATAGCAAATGGAGAGGCATCAGTGTTCGTTTCAGGCGGTACGAGCCCTTATACCTATTTGTGGTCACCGGGTAGTCAAACTACCGATACGATTACAGGACTATCTGCAGGCGCCTATACGGTTGTGGTTACAGACGCAAATCTTTGCAGTGATTCAATAACCATATCCGTAAACGATGCCGGAGCTCCCACTGCCAGTATAGTAGATAGTATAAATGTTAGTTGTAATGGAGGCAATGATGGCAGCGCTACAGCGACAGGTTCTGGTGGTGTGAGACCCTTCACCTGGTCTTGGTCACCTCCTGCTGTAAGTACTGATTCATTTGCTACAGGTTTACAAGCCGGAACTTACACAATAACCATCACTGATGATTTAGTATGCGTAGCCACAGCAACAGTAACCATATCAGAACCACTTGTCCTGATAGCTTCCATTACTTCAAATGTGCCGGTGGCTTGTAATGGTGATAGTACAGGCAGCGCTACAGTTTCTGTTTCCGGTGGTACACCGGGTTATACCTATTCCTGGTCGCCTTACGGTGGAACGGGATCCATTGCCGTAAACTTGATTGCAGGAACTTATACGGTTACCGTTACCGATACAAACGGATGTGATACAACCGCCTCTGTTACCATCAGCGAACCTCCCCCTCTTACAACAGCTATTACAGATACAAGTGTAAGCTGTAACGGTACCTGTGACGGTGCAGCCGATCTGACCGTTACCGGAGGAACTTTTCCTTATATATTTTCATGGTCCAATACAGCTACTACTGAAGATATAGCCGGTTTATGCGCTGATACTTTTTATATTTTGGTTACCGATCTTAATTTATGTACTATATCAGACAGCGTGATCATCACTGAACCTGATTCACTTATTGCCGGCATAGCCGGTACGAATGTGAGTTGTAAAGACTCTTGTAATGGTGCAGCAGATCTAACGGTTTCAGGAGGCACACTTCCCTATTCCTGGTTATGGTCAACTTCAGATATAATTGAAGACCTGGCCGGCTTATGTGCAGCTACTTATAGTGTTACTGTTACGGATTCCAACGGATGCACCGTTTCGGAAAGCATCATTATCAGTGAACCTGGCGTACTTGCCACCGGCATTACAGACACGAATGTGAGTTGTTTCGGAGCTTGTGACGGGTCAGCAGATCTGACAGTGGCAGGCGGCACCTCGCCTTATACATACCTCTGGTCAAACGGATTTACAACCCAGGATATTTCAGCATTGTGCCCTGATACTTTTATCGTAACCGTTACCGATACCAATTTATGTACAATATCAGATACTGCGATCATTACACAACCTAACGTACTTACCGCAGCCATAGCCGGAACAAATGTAAGTTGTAACTTAGCTTGTGACGGTACAGCAATCCTGACTGTAACGGGTGGCACACTGCCAACTACTTTTTTATGGTCAAACGGAGCAGGAACGAAGGATGTTTTTAGCTTATGTGCCGATACTTACAACGTTACGGTTACCGATGCCAATGGTTGTACTGCTGCGGATACGGTGATCATCTCTGAACCTTTAGCGCTTACTGCATCCATAGCAGGAACAAATGTAAGCTGTAACAGCGCCTGTGATGGTGTGGCTGACCTGACCGTTACAGGTGGTACAGCGCCTTATGATTACCTGTGGTCAAACCTTGCTACCATAGAAGACATATCCGGCTTATGTGCTGATACCTACAACGTTACCGTTACCGATACGAATGGATGTACAGCTTCAGATACTGTGATCATTACTGAACCATTGGCGCTAACCGCAGCCATAGCCGGAACAAATGTAAGTTGTAACGGAGATTGTAATGGTGCAGCAGACCTAACCGTTGCAGGCGGTATTTTACCCTATTCTTATTCATGGACAAGTGGAGATAGTATTGAAGATCTAATAAACTTATGTGCAAACGTTTATGATGTTACCGTTACCGATAGCAACGGATGCACGGTTATCACCGGCATTGTAATTAGTGAACCTGCTGCGCTTACTTCCAACATTGCAGGAACAGATCTTAGTTGTAATGGCGCCTGTGACGGAGCAGCGGATCTAAGCGTAATAGGCGGCGTCATTCCATACACTTATTCCTGGTCAAGTGGAGATTCTACAGAAGACCTGACCAATATTTGCGCTGACACTTTTATTGTTACTGTTACAGATTCCATTGGATGTACATTATCTGATACCATCATCATTACCGAACCTGCAATACTCATAGCAACCGATTCAGCTACGAATGCCAGTTGTAACGGAGGTTCTGACGGGGCAATTGATCTTACTGTTACCGGTGGTACGCTTACCTATACCTATGTATGGTGCCACGGGCCCACGAGCGAAGATGTAACCAACCTGATTGCCGGCAATTATTGTGTTACTGTGACAGATGGTAATGGGTGTACAGCTACAGATAGTGTAACCATCAGCGAACCCGATTCGTTAGTATTGACAACCTCAACGATTGACGCAAATTGCGGTCAGAATGACGGACAAGCTTCTGTGATCGTTACAGGCGGTGTTGTTCCATATTCTTACTCATGGAATACCTTTCCTGTGCAAGCAAATGATACTGCTTTTAACTTGCTATCAGGAATTTATACAGTTACGGTTACTGATTCCAATATTTGTACACAAACAGCCACTGTAACAATTAGTGATTTAGGTGGCGGTACGCCAACAATTACCTTGAATAAGAATGAAACCTGTTTTAATTTTCCTTGTGATGGGTCAGCCACTGTTACAATGACAGGGGGTACGCCTGGTTTTACTTATTTATGGGACAATTCAGATCCTGATTCTACTGCAACAACGTTATGTGCAGACACACATACAGTAACGGTGACTGATGCAGTGGGCTGTGTTTCTATTGCACAGGTGGTCATTACTAAACCAGATGCAATAAATATTAACATTTCTTCCTCTGGCGCTCTTTGTAATGGCGATAGTTCCGGTGTGGCAACAGCCACAGTTACAGGAGGCACGCCAGGATATACATATTCATGGACGTCTTACGGAGGGAATGATTCAATTGCCGACAGCTTGATTACCGGGGTTTATACGCTTGTTGTTTTGGATGCTGCCGGATGTTTTGCTGCGGGCGCTACAGTCATTGGTGAACCGCCTCCTTTAACTGCAACGGTTACAGTCACGAATGCTTCCTGTAATGGCTACTGTGATGGTTTAGCCACGGTAACACCCTTAGGAGGCACATTTCCTCCTTATTTCTATTTATGGTCAGATGGTCAGGATACTTCTACTGCTGTCG
Proteins encoded:
- a CDS encoding PKD domain-containing protein; translated protein: MNLKTFIVLFVFYNWFTGNLFAQSNDCATATPIDLSTGSACVTGTTVGATSDNILYGGCNTSAVNEVWYTFVTNGTVNDFTVTPATLTNSMIVVDGTGCIDGVFQTCAAVMGSSTVTDSWSFPPGTQVWIAVASNQGTEGIFDLCITSSTPPPAPGKTCATATLICDKTPFSLTSTPMGSSGLQPSCFLNAVQQDVWYQFTVGQTGTLEWLATLVGGQAEYDWAIFDITMGCPGIEVSCNYNFATGNSGSVGMQSGVMGCPPAMGSPSIKEKCQPITVTAGNTYVILIDNWSANGVGFDFTWGGTFEMAPTSALIVSPDTGCGSVTACFTNNSVGATSYDWNFGDGSMNSTAFTPPCHTYSTPGTYLISLTTTSASGCTDVSSASVQVFQGPTSIFTASPSPICIGDTAIITYAGNATPGATYTWNFAGGTIITGTGQGPYAIGWSTSGVKNITLQVTENGCLSTITTISITVTPAPTSTFTATTPLCFGDSSVVTYTGTAGVGAAYNWDFDGGIILSGTGQGPYQISWSTSGIKNITLYVIENGCSSDTTTISVTTPAPLTLTLSKTDVTCFGACNGTASASAVTGGTSPYTYLWDDPLSQTTVTATGLCAGTYAVTVTDANGCTITCGGFLLTCFEITSILVDVCTAGNEGEQEMFAFQVGSSSLNTADMSVVWPNNSWKGVCTDPVFVADANSTITGGGYLVEPPGGIIPAGASVIMVTSTAFNTSFASFVDLSDTVYIIFQCAGSLTGHFANYSAGGGTRTLTVTFAGCGADIVSYERDLLSSSNGAAVNYDFAGNPTYFNNGCTAPFDNFAATLCVIVSEPAPISLSTTTSPTTCAGDCDGSATVVVDSGGTPGFTYSWNDLGSQTTATATGLCAGIFTVVVTDANGCTATATDTVNDGPLALAGFTYNGNQCLTGNNFIFTNTGTPPGPGISYTWSFGDMGTNTLENPTHTYADTGSYTVIQTVTNGVCSAVFSIVITVFPEPTASIAGTNVTCNGVCNGAADLTVTGGTGPYTWLWSPGGEITEDLIGLCPGTYDVTVTDVNGCQDSAVIVITEPPLLSLLISKTDLICNAVCNGTADLTVTGGTTPYTYLWSHGPTTQDVTGLCAGTYQVVVTDSNGCQDSISVVITEPTALSLSVSGTNLICNGMCDGAADLTVIGGTTPYTYAWSHGPATQDVTSLCAGTYEVIVTDSNSCQDSIDVIITEPPLLTVAATSTDLLCNGVCDGTASAAVSGGTSPYTYQWDDPAGQTTAIADSLCAGTYQVVVTDTNGCQDSATVIINQPPVLSTLIIGDSLNCNGVCDGAADLTVVGGTPPYTYLWSNLETTQDISGLCAGLHTVDVFDVNGCNMFDAIVIGEPPLLTASIVDSNVSCNGVCDGAADVTVSGGIPSYSHSWSNLQTTEDITALCAGTYADTIRDANGCTVIVSTVISEPTALATLIAGTDITCNGVCDGAADLTVTGGTTPYTFSWSNGPTTEDISVLCADTFNLAVTDSNGCTISDLVIINEPPVLLTTISGTNVTCNGACNGSADLTVTGGTPGYSYLWSPGGETSQDLMGGLCLGTYDVTVTDLNGCQDSATVIITEPLVLSTAVAGTNVSCNGFCNGSADLTVTGGTLPYLFLWSNLQTTEDISGLCADTFSVTVTDSNLCTGSETVIITEPPLLTANVVGTNISCNSVCDGSADLTVSGGTLPYSYLWSNTDTTEDISGLCPGTYSVTVTDSNGCTASDSAIVIEPTPIALTVSGTDVTCNGACDGQASASVSGGTTPYTYQWNDPFLQTTPTADSLCAGTYQALITDANGCQDSATAAIIEPPVLTASTAGNDASCNGVCDGDATVTPSGGTSPYTYQWDDPSFQINDTATGLCADTVNVTVTDSNGCTFDTSYTVNEPAAMTLTPGSVDATCGIANGEASVFVSGGTSPYTYLWSPGSQTTDTITGLSAGAYTVVVTDANLCSDSITISVNDAGAPTASIVDSINVSCNGGNDGSATATGSGGVRPFTWSWSPPAVSTDSFATGLQAGTYTITITDDLVCVATATVTISEPLVLIASITSNVPVACNGDSTGSATVSVSGGTPGYTYSWSPYGGTGSIAVNLIAGTYTVTVTDTNGCDTTASVTISEPPPLTTAITDTSVSCNGTCDGAADLTVTGGTFPYIFSWSNTATTEDIAGLCADTFYILVTDLNLCTISDSVIITEPDSLIAGIAGTNVSCKDSCNGAADLTVSGGTLPYSWLWSTSDIIEDLAGLCAATYSVTVTDSNGCTVSESIIISEPGVLATGITDTNVSCFGACDGSADLTVAGGTSPYTYLWSNGFTTQDISALCPDTFIVTVTDTNLCTISDTAIITQPNVLTAAIAGTNVSCNLACDGTAILTVTGGTLPTTFLWSNGAGTKDVFSLCADTYNVTVTDANGCTAADTVIISEPLALTASIAGTNVSCNSACDGVADLTVTGGTAPYDYLWSNLATIEDISGLCADTYNVTVTDTNGCTASDTVIITEPLALTAAIAGTNVSCNGDCNGAADLTVAGGILPYSYSWTSGDSIEDLINLCANVYDVTVTDSNGCTVITGIVISEPAALTSNIAGTDLSCNGACDGAADLSVIGGVIPYTYSWSSGDSTEDLTNICADTFIVTVTDSIGCTLSDTIIITEPAILIATDSATNASCNGGSDGAIDLTVTGGTLTYTYVWCHGPTSEDVTNLIAGNYCVTVTDGNGCTATDSVTISEPDSLVLTTSTIDANCGQNDGQASVIVTGGVVPYSYSWNTFPVQANDTAFNLLSGIYTVTVTDSNICTQTATVTISDLGGGTPTITLNKNETCFNFPCDGSATVTMTGGTPGFTYLWDNSDPDSTATTLCADTHTVTVTDAVGCVSIAQVVITKPDAININISSSGALCNGDSSGVATATVTGGTPGYTYSWTSYGGNDSIADSLITGVYTLVVLDAAGCFAAGATVIGEPPPLTATVTVTNASCNGYCDGLATVTPLGGTFPPYFYLWSDGQDTSTAVGLCAATYCVTVTDANNCTWDTCVTVNEPPAIVLTTGTIDATCDSSNGAAFVNIVSGGIAPFTYQWNDGGSQITDTATGLPSGTYTVVVTDSTGCLNSATVVVIDVGSPTAAIISSGDASCFGLCDGFAVVSAAGGTSPYTYLWDDSNSTTGASTGNILCAGFYSATVADVNGCKAFDTITISEPDSLIAAFTTVDEGCYNACDGQATVSVIGGTAPFSYLWINDPLFQTTPTADSLCGGTYTVQITDSNGCISAADVTVAAAPLLDIAPIITTDATCDSANGTASATVIGGVFPYTYLWVNGSGDTVSTSSIATGLPGGVYTITVTDATGCDTSAIANVNDEPIPTLSLNSIVDLTCFGDSSGSITVSIASGGAPPFSFSWDNGDTTATANNLTAGTHIVVVTDSNGCIASADTTLTEPSPINAAISSQTPPTCPGACNGLATVSSSGGTTPYTYQWDDPLAQTTVTAVGLCADTHIVYVSDANGCPGDSSTVILVDPDTIVITPVLIQNISCSGFCDGVITVTVSGGTPSYISYWPATNDSALTATNLCPGTYTVLVTDDNNCLESDTFSISQPPTLVLSLDTSLADTCGRSSGIAMVNTSGGASPYSYSWNTFPVQTNDTATGLATGTYTVTVTDTNGCMDSINVVVDNIPGPAIDTLLILQQIICTGDSNGIVTVTVKEGAPPYTYSWSPIAGSADTVYGLYGAQWYAVTVTDNNGCFTEDSILVPEPAALTANITNSPESCTFACNGTAMVSILGGIPPYTYQWKDSLGIIIPGETNSIVTSLCAGTYGVTVTDSIGCVTNSSVSISSSVFSSGTTITDVSCKGLCDGSVTISPSGGGNGPYLYFFDRDSFAIALADTTVVGLCPGSYQYSILDTILGCFTEDSIAITEPASLFATKKRTPEICTNSQGTASILPTGGTLPYTYNWTSGDTTQTATGLTEGIDTVTVTDNNGCTILDTVMISRIYDTLITTIDTLSESCGATIRVTGGVPPYTYQWSDPTGQLDLTNEKDSIVTNLVAGTFDVVVTDLNGCTVLRPVNVVCACNPEPYNSFSPNSDEVNDLWIIANIAPCSPIEVIIFNRWGDVVWKNSDGIYDNENVKARHVWDGTYYRNGSPVPDGTYYYLIKAADKRPKHKWVYVVR